The following coding sequences are from one Nicotiana tomentosiformis chromosome 3, ASM39032v3, whole genome shotgun sequence window:
- the LOC104115261 gene encoding transcription elongation factor TFIIS-like, with protein MEKELIELFDAVKRAADAAAVDGGADSSPEESRCLDALKRLKKFPVNYQVLVSSQVGKRLRLLTKHPREKIQALASDVVKNWKTIIVRETMKNKNGNGVNGESVKSECAGADGDEANKFQSVNSVKVEKVSRGENVKVEKSSRSVISKSERAAKSEISFTEIQSENVTVVKTESTTSKSVEIEKTPKDEKLSSNAATAAPPKLSALIYCKDSVRDKVRELLAEALCKVSSEVDDNLRDAVNACDPYRVAVQVETAMFDKWGRSNGAQKFKYRSIMFNIKDPNNPDFRRKVLLGQYPPRSIIELSPEDMASDERQQENQKIKEKALFNSQLGGPPVASTDKFKCGRCGKNQTTYYQMQTRSADEPMTTYVTCVNCDNRWKFC; from the exons ATGGAGAAGGAGCTGATTGAGCTGTTCGATGCGGTAAAGCGAGCGGCTGATGCAGCCGCAGTTGACGGCGGTGCTGATTCGTCACCGGAGGAAAGTAGGTGCCTTGACGCTTTAAAACGGCTCAAGAAATTTCCTGTCAATTATCAAGTCCTTGTCTCCTCACAG GTGGGCAAACGTCTCCGGCTATTGACAAAACATCCAAGGGAGAAGATCCAGGCATTGGCTTCTGATGTAGTTAAGAACTGGAAGACCATAATTGTGAGAGAAacaatgaaaaataagaatggcAATGGAGTAAACGGGGAATCTGTAAAATCTGAATGTGCTGGAGCTGATGGTGATGAAGCCAATAAATTTCAGAGTGTGAACTCGGTGAAGGTTGAAAAGGTGTCGAGGGGTGAGAATGTGAAGGTTGAGAAGTCAAGCAGGTCAGTGATTTCAAAATCTGAGAGAGCAGCAAAGTCAGAAATTTCCTTTACCGAGATACAGTCTGAGAATGTCACTGTTGTGAAGACTGAGAGTACTACTTCCAAAAGTGTAGAGATTGAGAAGACACCCAAAGATGAGAAATTGAGCTCTAACGCGGCAACTGCTGCCCCACCAAAGTTGTCTGCTCTCATTTACTGTAAGGATTCTGTGAGAGACAAAGTCCGGGAGCTCCTTGCCGAGGCTCTTTGCAAAGTCTCAAGTGAAGTTGATGACAATTTGAGGGATGCTGTGAATGCCTGTGATCCTTATAGAGTTGCAGTTCAGGTGGAAACTGCAATGTTTGACAAGTGGGGTAGATCTAATGGCGCCCAGAAGTTTAAGTATAGATCTATAATGTTTAACATTAAGGATCCAAACAACCCAGATTTTCGGAGAAAAGTCCTTCTAGGACAGTACCCACCTCGTAGTATTATCGAATTGAGCCCAGAAGATATGGCAAGTGATGAAAGGCAACAGGAGAATCAGAAGATTAAAGAAAAAGCATTATTTAATAGCCAACTTGGAGGTCCTCCAGTGGCCAGTACTGATAAGTTTAAGTGCGGTAGGTGTGGGAAAAATCAGACCACTTACTACCAGATGCAAACTCGAAGTGCTGATGAACCGATGACCACATATGTGACGTGTGTAAACTGCGATAATCGCTGGAAGTTCTGTTAA